The genomic window AACAGGTAATGGAATACTGTTTCTCAAAGCGTGGCTAATGTTCAACTTTTAACACAACACATCACACTACAATGTTACTAAGAGTGCGATTTAACCGCGCCCTGTTGTTCAGAGGACGGATAGCACTATCCGACGGACAAATCGCCATCCAGTGGTTAACTGTGAAGAAAGTTTACTACGCTATCACCGGAAAGAtgttatccagtggatagcattatccaccctgTGAACAACTAGGCCTTGGTGTATAATCTCATCCGCCCACCGAATTACTAGGCCCTCAAGTTAGAAGTAGCTACGTTACGATTTCAGAGGCTTACTAGTGTCTAGAACTCGTCATTTTCATTCCGATATATCATTTAAATCTTCATTTGTCCTAGTTGCTTTTCAATTTGCTTTTAGCTTTCTAATGTTATTTACCCGACCAAAATACTTTTACGCAGTCTTTTActaagaaatttattttctataatCCAAATTGGCCTAAACTAAtgtgaaataatttgtatgGTAGCACGACAATTTAGTTACGATTATATTACGACGTGTTTGTAAAACTAGTACAAGAAATAATTCAAGACACTATTCTCTACTTTAAGTAAGACTTTCTCTTAAGCGGGAAAActattcttttaaaaatgtattaatGTATTAAGCTATTTGTAATCTGCCTAGTAGCCGCTCAAAAGTTGCCGAAAATTTAAAGACGAACTATGGATACCTCGATGTTTGACCGATCGATGATCGCGGAAAAACCGCAACCAAACGAATGAAAACTTTGACGAACTATCGACTTCTTCACCAACATAGATTATTCAGGAAATATCTACCAACAAACCAAAGTCACCTCAAACAGATTTAACTGATAAATACAACGTTTGAGGTCACTTTATCGAGTCACTTCTTAACTTACTCCTTAAACTCTTAAGCTGACTAGTTACCGACAACACACCACGAACAAAAAGGCTACCGAATGCCGACCGAATTTCTCCCGAAATTTTTATCCGACAAGCAACGTACAGACCGATCGACTGAGTAGCGCGTAGTCGTTTAATCGACGTTCGTGCTGGGGTGAAAATTTACGACCGCTGACTTATTTGGTACCAAGTAAGCGTTTTCACATAATAAAGTATTTCTGTTGCTTTACacatagagcaattttcaatggaATGTCGCAAGTAATCCGGAATTACTTAAGTTCTGCTTTACCTCGCTCTGTGGTTAgcccagaaaactcgtgccatcCTTTCAGACGCAACACCAACAACAGTCGTGGCTTGGTCACCCACATTTTCCCACGCTTTGGGTAGTTTGCCTGTATTAAATATGAGTTATCATCGGCTAACGATAATGCTTTTCTTTGttatgataactttggtttCCGTTCTTcgacagtcaattgaaaaatgCTCTTACTAGCTCCCGTTTGAATTGAAGCAACCGTTAATTAAAACGTATAAAAGGGTCGCGCGTCTCTCGGAAGCTAAGAAACAGAGCAAGACTTCCTTTCCCTGCCACACCATTTTCATGCAAACAACCAAGTTAGACTCTCTAGTTATAGGGTAAGCATCATTCTAAGTAAGCTATTTCCACCTTGATGTAAATTTGGATCCACATTCTTCGCACCTCCGGGCTCTTtctgaaaagtttgtttttgaaaGCGTTGATTCACACCGGACTGGTTTAAGTGCATACCATTCGGAGGCTGAAATGCATCGGATAGCTGCACAGATTCTGAGAGATGTCCATTGTGAAACTGTTCAGGGTTAGTGTAAGGAGCCATGGTAGTGTTTGCATACAAGCTTGGCGTAATTTCATCCACGCTTGGCATATCTTCGATTTTTGGGGGCAAATTCTGAGCTAGGTTAGTGGCATTAGTTGATGAAAACCACAGGCTAGTGTCTTGACTTGGTACACTTGTGGTGTTGGAGTTTAACATAAAATCAAGAGGAAAATGGTTTGCAGAAGTAGCATCTACGACTGGGTTAAAACCAGCACCCCTTTGAGGGTGGGGTAGTCCATTATGGTTATGTTGGTAGCTCGGCGTAAATGACTGAGGGAGGGTTCCCTCTGGGGAACGGAATGCTGGATTAAACTCCTGCCCATTGTGCAACGATGATGGCAATCCATCTATGGTTGCTGACATCTGATGAATTTCCTGCTTAGATATGCCGTTAACAAAGGCGTTTGAAGAATTCACATGGCTGAGGCTACTCATGTCTGGTAAAAACGGATATACAAAGTTATCTGCGTCGGGTTGTTGAGTTCCAACGAACTGCGTGCTCGTAACATTGCCTTGAACCATCCCGGGTAAAGTGCACCCGTTTGGTTGATAAGGCGGACGCATTTCACTCTGCAAAGCCTGCGGATAGTTCATCGAACACTCATCGTCGTCATCCGGGAAACTTACCTCAGGTAGAACAGGCGATGAGTCAACTGGATAACCGGCCCAAGGATCAGCGACATTGTGAACACTTCCCCCATTGATAGCAAGTGTGTTATCAGCCCGAGGTAGATGGGTTAAGGAGTTTGCTTCATCACCCATAAGGAATTGTTTGATGCGATGAATCTCTTCGTGAGCCGACTTACTCCGTTTTGAGAACAAATGAGTTGAATCATTCCGGTTTTCCGTCTTGAAGTTGTGACCAGTTCCACTGTGCGCCAAAGTTGGCTTCATCTCTACAGGCTGCCTGTTCAGGTGTGCAGACCCAAACATACACGACTTTGATGAACCTGACGTCAAGTCAAACGTAGGCAATTTAGGACCGCTAGGTTCTGCCACATTGGTTGCACTGCTAAAGTCAGTAATCTCAATATCTTTGGAGTCGTCCAGTAACACTTCATCAGGCATGACAGTCATTCCTACgatgtaaagaaaagaacaactTTTATTGTTACCTTAACTACGTCATTTTCTTTGTTAAGGATTTCATCAGCCTTAGCAACTACTGGCATAAAGACGATTGTTTGGCAGCTAAAAGAAGCAATGTCAAATTCGTATAAATCTACCAATGTTCTATCACCCATACTGCAATCTGATCGGTTACGCCGTTCGCTATCTATTCGGTGATGGATAGTAAGCGGTCTTGCAGTGTGtgattgtaaacaaaataataaaaattaaaaaataaaaaaactagaGCCTCTTTTGTTGTGAGGTTTTGAACGACCAGTGGAAGTGTGCCAAAACAACTAAGATTATTCGCTCTCCATTTCAATGCCTGATAATTGACTCGAGCTTCTTAACTAGCACGCGACAGAAATCTCCCTTTTTGCGAAGTGTAAAGCTACCTTCAgctttaaagtgaaaaaaaattggttcagtCGGataggaaacaaacaaaaaaataaaaaagaattggtTCAGTCGTATAGGAAACAACGAAAGAAGCAAGAATAAACCAAGGATGGCTAATTAAAGAGATTAAAACAGATGTTATTTGACACacttgaaaaaactgaaactacGCTTAACACAAACCTTGCCCACTGATGTTACCAGTTTCCCTGGAAGTGGCCAGAGGTGGCACGGCAGCTGAAACAAGGCTGTTGGACGAGAATGATCTACCCAATGGGGTTGGTATCCCTGTGTGTGCCCCACTTGATGCACCTGTTATGCCTTGTGGAAGTAGTCCGTTtggtgggggtgggggataTGATCTGTCTACTGCACACGGCAAATCCACTGGGCGTGGTTCATCTGGTACATTTTGTGACCGGGAAGGAACAGATGAAGGAACAGATGAAGGAACAGCGCCCGTTTGAAGTCCATTCGCttgtggtggtggtggtggtggtggtggtgttTTAAGCCCTTTTTCTTGACTAATTACCATCAGACGTGCATTGTGGTCATCCTCACCGGGAACCGAAGGAAGAGACTTCTGACGAGACTTCCATTCAAGGAGCGCTTCATAACAAACCTTTCTGAAGTATGGTCCTTGTTCATCGctgaaagaagtaaaaaaatttaacgagAAACtcaatgagaaatttaaagtaGACGCAAGGTAAATGCATGTCGAATCCCTTGCACTGTGGACAATATAGTTAGAAGATCTTCCTATAAAACAACCCTATAAGGGAGTAGTTATGATTTATAATTAGCACAAGGAGAAGgtctgttttccatttttcaacCGTCCACCATCTTGGAAAAAGCCCTCTCTTCCCCTCCTCACACACAGGCGCATCATATTCCCACGAGAATCACACTCCCACGCAAGTCCCATTCCCACACGAGTCACACTCCCACGCTGCGCAAATAAAGAAGAGGACTGGTGACGAGTCAGTGCCCTGTACATCACTTTAAACCAAAActaaaagaggaaagaaaattgttcgaCTCACTTCAAAAGAACATTGTCAGCAGTAATAGCCTCTGGCTTGTTATTCTTATCATACAGAGTCCTTGCCTTCCCTCTGATCCACTGGAATACTCCTTGACCATTTGTAAGCCTGAACACTATTTCACATACTCCTGTAGCTGTGActacaatgacaaaaaaaatgtgtatgTTAAATACCTCTCTGCGATTTAAGTCAGTATATCGAAGCGCCTCTCGAGTTCTCAAAACTCACCCCAGTTTGAGTAGCAAGAAGTGCCTAGGGGTGCTACTCCTTTGGAAATGTATTCTCGGCCATCACAGAGTGCTTGTGATTGCTCGCGAGGGTAGCGCGTACACTCCCATTCACAAGAGCCAGAGACTTAAATGGTCACCTTAGTAAACATTAGTTGGTCGCATCAAGCAACGCTTTCTCTCTCGAACACCTTGATTGACGCAACCAAACGACAGCTGTCACGAAGTCTAAGAAACAAACGCATATAACTGCGGACAACTATCGATGATAAATTAAAATCCCCTCTACGGTAACAGAAGAGTGCTTACTTTGTTGGTGGGCCAACATCAGACTTGGGATATCGTCAGGATGAGCAATCATATAACCAGTCATATTTACAGCCTCCTTATCAGGATAAAACAAAGATTTCTGTCCTCTGTCGacacaaacagaaataaaacaCTAACTGTCAACATTGCGTTGAATAAGCAATAGAATACAAGTTGCAAAGCCAAGTTAAAACACTTTAAAGAAGCCCCCAAAGTGCAACGCTGCAAGGGGTTCCTAAAGGAACTTCATTACTGTCAAGTTGTTAGTTTCCTGTATTGGGAAAAGATTTCCGCTTGTCTATATGACCTTCAGCTTGAAACTCATTTACAACCTAAATGTTAGGTCACGCAATTTTAAGACCTTA from Pocillopora verrucosa isolate sample1 chromosome 8, ASM3666991v2, whole genome shotgun sequence includes these protein-coding regions:
- the LOC131786003 gene encoding circadian locomoter output cycles protein kaput-like, giving the protein MKANGGCNPGGKDRKRKICDQAAEQERMKVPQSASRRHREKINATLEELGSLLPLPEDARSKLDKLTVLKLSVSYFQTQNYLQSGKRKRRVDDASVNDITKKLDEMNINVSDISLEALDSFFLVLSDSGDVFFASENVYRYLGYTQTFLMHQNFLNFVHQEDVVGFERCLRRSARARIVELENGIGLDCQELEEQPIPQLCFCSIKCHAGRQSSHVSPFYYRSFKFDGKIKPLLNGKKKQFGLFALVTPVNPANPFTSTPKELLQLYSCKMGLDLRVRKLDTRGQKSLFYPDKEAVNMTGYMIAHPDDIPSLMLAHQQITATGVCEIVFRLTNGQGVFQWIRGKARTLYDKNNKPEAITADNVLLNDEQGPYFRKVCYEALLEWKSRQKSLPSVPGEDDHNARLMVISQEKGLKTPPPPPPPPQANGLQTGAVPSSVPSSVPSRSQNVPDEPRPVDLPCAVDRSYPPPPPNGLLPQGITGASSGAHTGIPTPLGRSFSSNSLVSAAVPPLATSRETGNISGQGMTVMPDEVLLDDSKDIEITDFSSATNVAEPSGPKLPTFDLTSGSSKSCMFGSAHLNRQPVEMKPTLAHSGTGHNFKTENRNDSTHLFSKRSKSAHEEIHRIKQFLMGDEANSLTHLPRADNTLAINGGSVHNVADPWAGYPVDSSPVLPEVSFPDDDDECSMNYPQALQSEMRPPYQPNGCTLPGMVQGNVTSTQFVGTQQPDADNFVYPFLPDMSSLSHVNSSNAFVNGISKQEIHQMSATIDGLPSSLHNGQEFNPAFRSPEGTLPQSFTPSYQHNHNGLPHPQRGAGFNPVVDATSANHFPLDFMLNSNTTSVPSQDTSLWFSSTNATNLAQNLPPKIEDMPSVDEITPSLYANTTMAPYTNPEQFHNGHLSESVQLSDAFQPPNGMHLNQSGVNQRFQKQTFQKEPGGAKNVDPNLHQGGNSLLRMMLTL